From a single Candidatus Eisenbacteria bacterium genomic region:
- a CDS encoding DUF4345 domain-containing protein — MNPRVVAGVLGAITVAMGLGGLASPERAMTFVGFAPLVPTQPAPALSEARAVYGGLFTVLGAFTLWGAIDPPGKRSALLMAGLLWLGLCAGRTLGISIDGNPGVMGWVGLVWEAAFGTALVWSAVARLPTA; from the coding sequence ATGAATCCTCGCGTCGTCGCCGGCGTCCTCGGCGCCATCACCGTTGCGATGGGTCTGGGCGGGCTCGCGTCGCCCGAGCGTGCGATGACGTTCGTCGGCTTCGCGCCGCTCGTCCCGACGCAGCCTGCACCCGCCCTCTCGGAGGCGCGTGCCGTCTACGGCGGGCTCTTCACCGTGCTGGGCGCGTTCACCCTCTGGGGCGCGATCGATCCCCCGGGCAAGCGCTCCGCGCTCCTCATGGCGGGGCTCCTCTGGCTCGGCCTCTGCGCCGGGCGTACACTCGGCATCTCGATCGACGGCAACCCCGGCGTCATGGGGTGGGTCGGCCTGGTGTGGGAGGCCGCATTCGGCACAGCGCTCGTGTGGTCGGCCGTCGCGAGACTTCCAACCGCTTGA
- a CDS encoding phosphoenolpyruvate carboxykinase (GTP), with protein sequence MVNTALKSWVDDVAALTKPADIQWVDGSEAENRRLIDGMLASGTLHRLNEGKYPNCYLHRSDPSDVARTEHLTFICSKQKDDTGPTNNWMEPGEAKKKVGALYDGAMKGRTMYVIPYVMGPLGSPLSKVGIEITDSPYVVANMRIMTRMGDAAAKQLGSSPDFVRGLHSLGDLSPERRFICHFPDTKEIWSIGSGYGGNALLGKKCFALRIASVQAREEGWLAEHMLILGLQSPEGETHYVAAAFPSACGKTNLAMLIPPAAQKGWKVWTVGDDIAWLRPGPDGRLWAINPEAGFFGVAPGTSSKTNKNAMDTLRANSIFTNVAVTDDGCPWWEGIDGEVPEHLTDWRGQSWKKGSTEKAAHPNSRFTSPARQCPSISPEWENPRGVPISAFIFGGRRARTAPLVLESFDWKHGVYVGASVASETTAAQSGAVGVVRRDPMAMLPFCGYNMADYFGHWLHMGTAVPKPPRIFHVNWFRQTPEGKFIWPGFGENMRVLRWVLERCAGKGDAVETPIGMLPGRSGIDRAGIEVSDAAMAELLSVSKDDWRAEAQSVGEFFSKFDGRLPGEMEKQRQALAKRLG encoded by the coding sequence ATCGTGAACACCGCGCTCAAGAGTTGGGTCGACGACGTCGCAGCCCTCACCAAGCCCGCCGACATCCAGTGGGTCGACGGGTCGGAGGCCGAGAACCGCCGCCTGATCGACGGTATGCTCGCCTCGGGCACCCTCCATCGGCTGAACGAAGGGAAGTACCCGAACTGCTACCTGCACCGCAGCGACCCGAGCGACGTCGCGCGCACCGAGCACCTCACCTTCATCTGCTCGAAGCAGAAGGACGACACCGGCCCGACCAACAACTGGATGGAGCCGGGCGAGGCCAAGAAGAAGGTCGGCGCGCTCTACGACGGGGCCATGAAGGGCCGCACCATGTACGTGATCCCGTACGTCATGGGCCCGCTCGGCTCGCCCCTCAGCAAGGTCGGCATCGAGATCACCGACAGCCCGTACGTCGTCGCCAACATGCGCATCATGACGCGCATGGGCGACGCGGCCGCGAAGCAGCTCGGCAGCAGCCCGGACTTCGTCCGCGGCCTGCACTCGCTCGGCGACCTGTCGCCCGAGCGCCGCTTCATCTGCCACTTCCCGGACACCAAGGAGATCTGGTCGATCGGCTCGGGCTACGGCGGCAACGCGCTCCTCGGCAAGAAGTGCTTCGCGCTCCGCATCGCGAGCGTCCAGGCGCGCGAGGAAGGCTGGCTCGCCGAGCACATGCTGATCCTCGGCCTGCAGAGCCCCGAGGGCGAGACGCACTACGTCGCAGCGGCGTTCCCGTCGGCTTGCGGCAAGACGAACCTCGCCATGCTGATCCCGCCCGCCGCGCAGAAGGGCTGGAAGGTGTGGACGGTCGGCGACGACATCGCGTGGCTCCGCCCCGGTCCCGACGGCCGTCTGTGGGCGATCAACCCCGAAGCCGGCTTCTTCGGTGTGGCGCCCGGCACGTCGTCGAAGACGAACAAGAACGCGATGGACACGCTGCGGGCGAACTCGATCTTCACCAACGTCGCCGTCACCGACGACGGCTGTCCGTGGTGGGAGGGGATCGACGGCGAGGTGCCGGAGCACCTGACCGACTGGCGCGGTCAGTCGTGGAAGAAGGGCTCGACGGAGAAGGCGGCGCATCCGAACTCCCGCTTCACGTCGCCGGCACGCCAGTGCCCGTCGATCTCGCCCGAGTGGGAGAACCCACGCGGCGTTCCCATCTCGGCCTTCATCTTCGGCGGACGGCGCGCGCGCACGGCGCCACTCGTCCTCGAGTCGTTCGACTGGAAGCACGGCGTGTACGTCGGGGCGTCGGTCGCCTCCGAGACGACCGCCGCGCAGTCGGGCGCGGTCGGCGTCGTGCGACGCGATCCCATGGCCATGCTGCCGTTCTGCGGCTACAACATGGCCGACTACTTCGGCCACTGGCTGCACATGGGCACCGCCGTGCCGAAGCCGCCGCGGATCTTCCACGTCAACTGGTTCCGCCAGACGCCCGAGGGCAAGTTCATCTGGCCGGGCTTCGGCGAGAACATGCGCGTGCTGCGCTGGGTGCTCGAGCGGTGCGCCGGCAAGGGCGATGCCGTCGAGACGCCGATCGGCATGCTGCCCGGCCGCAGCGGCATCGACCGCGCCGGCATCGAGGTCAGCGACGCGGCCATGGCGGAGCTGCTCTCCGTGTCGAAGGACGACTGGCGCGCCGAGGCCCAGAGCGTCGGCGAGTTCTTCTCCAAGTTCGACGGCCGCCTGCCGGGCGAGATGGAGAAGCAGCGCCAGGCGCTCGCGAAACGGCTCGGGTGA